The Stratiformator vulcanicus genome has a segment encoding these proteins:
- a CDS encoding HAD family hydrolase, producing MSDNPLDTNFEKKHEFLIGIDSDGCAFDTMEIKHKECFIPNIINYFGLQAVSKYARECAEFVNLYSKSRGINRFPALTEALDWLEERPEVVRRKAKLPELKGLRDWIARESKLGNPALKAEVEKTNDPDLVLTLKWSEAVNATVDDMVHGVSPFPYLRESLEKLRPQADMIVCSATPNAALQKEWSEHDIEQFVDAICGQEAGKKNETLGQAKDFGYGEDKVLMIGDAPGDMKAARAVGALFYPINPGHEEASWERFLNESCGKFLSGEYAGAYEAKVVEEFEGYLPATPPWK from the coding sequence ATGTCTGACAATCCGCTCGACACCAATTTCGAGAAGAAGCACGAGTTCTTAATCGGAATCGACTCCGACGGCTGCGCGTTCGACACGATGGAGATTAAGCACAAAGAGTGCTTCATTCCTAATATTATCAATTACTTCGGGCTTCAAGCAGTCAGCAAATATGCCCGCGAATGTGCCGAGTTCGTGAACCTCTATAGTAAGTCGCGGGGCATCAATCGCTTCCCGGCGTTGACCGAAGCGTTGGATTGGCTGGAAGAGCGGCCGGAAGTCGTTCGCCGCAAGGCGAAGCTGCCGGAATTAAAGGGGCTGCGGGACTGGATTGCCCGCGAGTCGAAGCTGGGCAATCCCGCGCTCAAGGCGGAAGTCGAGAAGACGAACGACCCGGATCTCGTCCTGACATTAAAATGGTCCGAAGCCGTCAACGCGACCGTCGACGACATGGTCCACGGCGTCTCGCCATTCCCCTACCTGCGTGAGAGCCTTGAAAAGCTTCGTCCTCAGGCCGACATGATCGTGTGTTCGGCAACACCGAACGCGGCGCTGCAGAAGGAGTGGAGCGAGCACGACATCGAGCAGTTCGTCGATGCCATTTGCGGCCAGGAAGCCGGGAAAAAGAATGAAACGCTGGGCCAGGCCAAAGATTTCGGCTACGGCGAAGATAAGGTTTTGATGATCGGTGACGCCCCGGGTGATATGAAAGCCGCCCGCGCGGTGGGAGCTTTGTTCTACCCCATCAATCCGGGTCACGAAGAAGCAAGCTGGGAACGATTTCTGAACGAATCGTGTGGCAAATTCTTAAGTGGAGAGTATGCGGGGGCCTACGAAGCAAAAGTTGTCGAAGAATTCGAAGGCTATCTCCCCGCGACCCCGCCTTGGAAGTAG
- a CDS encoding diphosphate--fructose-6-phosphate 1-phosphotransferase — translation MSAPKNMIVAQSGGPSPVINNSLRGLVETARDLPEIGTIYGGWHGIEGVLKEELLNLSEQDPLEIALLRTTPAAGSIGTCRYKLKEHQNQDFDRVIEIFKAHNIGYFCYIGGNDSMDTANKVANIARERGLDVTGVGVPKTIDNDVGDSEFKLIDHTPGYASTARYWAHNVQLANEENRGSCPADPVLVMQAMGRKIGYIPAAARLADPEREMPLLIYLAERPISIEQIADQINDKLKSNGRAIVVVSEGLKLGDIGEVKDSFGHTSFSSSQITTAQTLINALNSKGLSVKGAARANVPGTDQRHNMMFASAVDLDEAYRVGQKAAHLAASGEHGYMSTILRDEGPIYNVRFDKVPLPEVANSERTFPSDWITKDGTDVTDDFVNYCKPLIGQDHVSVPVVDGRLRLTRLKPIFADQHLEPYVPQADRK, via the coding sequence GTGTCTGCTCCGAAAAATATGATTGTCGCCCAATCGGGCGGCCCGTCGCCCGTCATCAACAACAGCCTGCGGGGACTTGTCGAAACCGCTCGCGACTTGCCCGAAATCGGAACGATTTACGGCGGCTGGCACGGGATCGAGGGGGTGCTCAAAGAAGAGTTGCTGAACCTGAGCGAACAGGATCCGCTCGAGATCGCGCTGCTGCGAACGACTCCCGCCGCCGGTTCGATCGGTACGTGTCGCTACAAATTGAAAGAGCACCAGAATCAAGACTTCGACCGTGTGATCGAAATCTTCAAGGCTCATAACATCGGTTACTTCTGCTACATCGGCGGAAATGACTCGATGGATACGGCGAACAAGGTGGCCAACATCGCCCGCGAACGGGGCTTGGACGTCACCGGCGTCGGCGTGCCGAAGACGATCGACAATGACGTCGGCGACAGCGAATTCAAGCTGATCGATCACACGCCGGGCTACGCCAGCACCGCTCGTTACTGGGCTCACAACGTCCAGTTGGCGAATGAGGAAAACCGCGGCAGTTGCCCGGCCGATCCGGTCTTGGTGATGCAGGCGATGGGACGAAAGATCGGATATATCCCGGCGGCTGCGCGGCTGGCCGACCCCGAGCGGGAAATGCCGCTGCTGATCTATCTTGCCGAGCGACCGATCTCGATCGAACAAATCGCCGATCAGATTAACGACAAGCTGAAGTCGAACGGTCGGGCAATCGTGGTCGTCAGTGAAGGCCTCAAGCTCGGCGATATTGGCGAGGTGAAAGACTCGTTCGGGCATACTTCGTTCAGTTCCAGTCAGATTACCACCGCCCAAACTCTGATTAACGCCCTTAATTCGAAAGGTCTTTCGGTTAAAGGGGCTGCCCGCGCGAATGTGCCCGGAACCGATCAACGTCACAATATGATGTTCGCCTCCGCGGTCGATCTCGATGAAGCTTATCGGGTCGGGCAGAAGGCAGCCCATCTGGCCGCGAGCGGCGAGCACGGGTATATGTCGACAATTCTGCGGGATGAGGGGCCGATTTATAACGTGCGGTTCGATAAGGTTCCGCTCCCGGAGGTCGCCAATAGCGAGAGGACATTCCCCTCCGACTGGATCACCAAAGATGGGACCGATGTGACGGACGACTTCGTCAATTACTGCAAGCCGCTGATCGGGCAGGACCATGTCAGCGTTCCGGTTGTCGACGGGCGGCTTCGCCTGACGCGCCTGAAGCCCATTTTTGCCGATCAGCACCTGGAACCTTATGTTCCGCAGGCGGATCGAAAATAG